The genomic stretch ACGTCGAGGCCGTGGCCGAGTCGCTCGGTGAGGGTCAACGGGCCGGTGAACGCCCATTCCAGTGGCATCTGCTGGTCGAGCACCATCCCGATCAGCAGCGCGAGCGGATCGCGTGAGAGCAGCGCGTCCGCGTCGGGACGCTGCGCGAGGCACAACTCAGGCATGCGCTCACCGTAGAGACCGATCGTGCCGCGCGCATCATGGAGCAATGCGTATCGCCGCCAGCGGCCCCGCCGTCCTGCTCATCGCCGGCCTTGCCGCCGCGGGGTGCGCGTCCAGCTCGAGCGGCGGGAACCCGCCGGTCCCGTCGACCGCACCGCCTGCCGCGGCAGCGCTGCCCACGATCCCCGAGAAGTTCACGCTGCTGCCGTGCCCGTCGCCGGCGAAGACCACCCTCGCGCTGGAGGGCTGCGCCGAGCATCGAATCGTCGCCCTCGACGCACAGGTCAGCTCGACCGCCCGCGAGGTCTATGCCGGCGTGCAGACCGGCGCCGAGCAGCAGCAGGTCGTGCAGTCGCTGACGGCGTGGATCGCCGCCCGATCCGCCGCCTGCACCAAGGCGATGCAGAAGTACGCCGGCGGCACGCTGGCCCCGGTCGCCTACGCGAACTGCGAAGTCACACAGGACAATAAGGAGCTGACCGCGCTCCACGCCATTACCGGATCCACAAGCCCCTGACCTCGCCGAAAAACTTCGCATCTCGATGTCGAAGAGCCGTGCACCCGTTCGACGTACCCGCGAAACAGCAAACTCACAGACGGAGGACTGGTCGACATGCCGCGATTCATGGGATTCGTGCGGATGGAAGAGGGCATCGGGGCACCGCCGCAAGCGCTGTTCGACGCGATGGACGTCTACATCGCCGAGCAGGCCGCGAAGGGCGTGTTCCTCGACGGCGGGGGCCTGTACGGCACCGAGGACGCCGTCAACTTCGTGGTACGCAACGGCGAGACGACGCGCGTCGACGGCCCCTACGCCGAGGCCAAAGAGGTCGTCGGCGGGTGGGCCATCCTGCAGTACGACACGGTCGAGGAGGCCATCGCCGGCCAGCGCGAGTTCGCCGAGCTGCACGCGAAGCACTGGCCGGAGTGCTCGATGGTCGCGACCATGCGTCAGATCTCAGACGCTCCTCCGGAAGCCGCTGACGCCTGAGCGCAAACCGGCGTGAGGGCCGCCGCACACCCTGGTGACTGCGGCGGCCCTCGGGCAGCCGTCCCTAGGCTGGCTTCGTGCCGGCAGAGGCGACCGAGCAGACGATCATCGCCGTATGGCGAGCCGAGTCGGCACGGCTCGTCGGTGCCTTGACCCGGATGACCCGCGACATCGACCTGGCCGAGGATCTCGGCCAGGACGCGCTGCTCGCCGCTCTCGAGCAGTGGCCTCGCGAAGGTGTGCCGGCAAACCCGGCGGCCTGGCTGATGACCACCGCAAAGCGCCGTGCGATCGACGGCTTCCGCCGTGCGGAGAACCTTCGCCGCAAGACCGCGGAGCTCGGTCACTCCCAGCTGCAGGGAGAGCAGGAGCTGATGCGCGATCTCGACAGCCAGGTCGACTACATCGAGGACGACGCGCTGCGGCTCATCTTCTTGTGCTGTCACCCGTCGTTGAGCCCGCAGTCGCGCGCGGCTCTCACGCTGCGGCTGGTGGGCGGCCTGACGACTAGCGAGATCGCCCGCGGCCTGCTCGCCAACGACGCCGCAATCGGTCAGCGCATCTCCCGCGCGAAGAAGACGTTGTCCGATGCGGGCGCGACCTTCGAGCTGCCGACCGGCGCGGACCGCACCCGGCGGCTCGACGACGTCATGGCAGTGATCTACCTGATCTTCAACGAGGGCTACTCGGTCACCGCCGGCGAGGACTGGATGCGTCCGGATCTGACGATCGAGGCGACGCGGTTGGCGCGGATGCTGTCGATGCTGGCGCCCGACGAGCCCGAGGTGTGGGGGCTCCAGGCCTTGCTCGAGATCCAGAACTCGCGGATGGCTGCCCGCCTCGACGAGCGCGGTCAGCCGGTCCTGCTCGAAGCTCAGGACCGCACGCGATGGGACCCGTTGCTCATTCGGCGCGGCCTCGCCGCGCTGCGGCAGGCGGAGACGCTCGCCGCTCGCGGCCGTCCGGTCGGCAAGTACTTCCTGCAGGCCTCGATCGCGTCGCAACACGTGCGCGCGCCGCGGGCGCAGGACACCGACTGGAGTCGCATCGCGGCGCTCTACGACAAGCTGGCGCAGGCGGCCCCTGGTCCGGTGGTCGAGGTGAACCGAGCCGTCGCACACGGGCGCGCCGCAGGACCTGCTGCGGGCCTCGCGATCCTGCGTGACGTGGACGCGACGTCGCTGGCCGGATCGCCGCTCATCCCGAGTGTGCGCGGCGACCTCCTCGAACTGTCCGGTCAGTACGCCGAAGCGGCGAGCGCGTTC from Mycobacteriales bacterium encodes the following:
- a CDS encoding lysozyme inhibitor LprI family protein, translating into MRIAASGPAVLLIAGLAAAGCASSSSGGNPPVPSTAPPAAAALPTIPEKFTLLPCPSPAKTTLALEGCAEHRIVALDAQVSSTAREVYAGVQTGAEQQQVVQSLTAWIAARSAACTKAMQKYAGGTLAPVAYANCEVTQDNKELTALHAITGSTSP
- a CDS encoding YciI family protein — protein: MPRFMGFVRMEEGIGAPPQALFDAMDVYIAEQAAKGVFLDGGGLYGTEDAVNFVVRNGETTRVDGPYAEAKEVVGGWAILQYDTVEEAIAGQREFAELHAKHWPECSMVATMRQISDAPPEAADA
- a CDS encoding sigma-70 family RNA polymerase sigma factor gives rise to the protein MPAEATEQTIIAVWRAESARLVGALTRMTRDIDLAEDLGQDALLAALEQWPREGVPANPAAWLMTTAKRRAIDGFRRAENLRRKTAELGHSQLQGEQELMRDLDSQVDYIEDDALRLIFLCCHPSLSPQSRAALTLRLVGGLTTSEIARGLLANDAAIGQRISRAKKTLSDAGATFELPTGADRTRRLDDVMAVIYLIFNEGYSVTAGEDWMRPDLTIEATRLARMLSMLAPDEPEVWGLQALLEIQNSRMAARLDERGQPVLLEAQDRTRWDPLLIRRGLAALRQAETLAARGRPVGKYFLQASIASQHVRAPRAQDTDWSRIAALYDKLAQAAPGPVVEVNRAVAHGRAAGPAAGLAILRDVDATSLAGSPLIPSVRGDLLELSGQYAEAASAF